The proteins below come from a single Gavia stellata isolate bGavSte3 chromosome 8, bGavSte3.hap2, whole genome shotgun sequence genomic window:
- the PPIG gene encoding peptidyl-prolyl cis-trans isomerase G isoform X1 has protein sequence MGVKVQRPRCFFDIAINNVPAGRVVFELFSDVCPKTCENFRCLCTGEKGTGKSTQKPLHYKSCLFHRVVKDFMIQGGDFSEGNGRGGESIYGGFFEDESFAVKHNKEFLLSMANRGKDTNGSQFFITTKPTPHLDGHHVVFGQVISGQEVVREIENQKTDASSKPYAEVRILSCGELIPKSKAKKEEKKRHKSSSSSSDSESSSDSESSSDSSSDTESASEEKSKKRKKKHKKNSKKHKKEKKKRKKSKKSSSSASEDENPEAQPLSTVRPEEIPPVPENRFLMRKSPPKVDEKEKERKSREKERESNLSNSQSTYQRRLLVTRSGRKIKGRGPRRYRTPSRSRSRDRFRRSETPPHWRQEMQRAQRMRVSSGERWIKGDKSEINENKKDNQKSPGRGKERKMSDHRQVSESPSRRGEKEKKKDHKSSSKDRETRRNSEKDDKHNKSKAKKRVKSRSHSKSREKSKSKERDSKHSRHDEKRVRSRSKERDHEKGREKEKRYDSRGRDKERSRSKERSKRAGSRSNEQDHRKSKDREKRKSRSKEREHARGKHSSSSRTRDRSKSRDRGRRGRSRSRDRDRSRSKDYSRNRDRETRRRGRSRSRDRRGTPDKYRGRENRRRRESRSSEREESQSRNRERYSNRESRSSYKRNDTESQRKRRSKSRESSSPESSKDKKSSRDQDRSPDSKKRPSSKERESKKSYSRSSKEKEKTRSSAEKEVNQKSKSQERDHAPSKDKKSDHETSPGTDDDRHG, from the exons ATGGGAGTAAAGGTGCAGAGACCTCGTTGCTTTTTTGACATAGCCATCAACAATGTACCtg CTGGAAGAGTGGTCTTTGAACTGTTTTCAGATGTATGTCCAAAGACATGTGAGAATTTTCGCTGCCTTTGCACAG GTGAAAAGGGTACAGGAAAATCCACCCAAAAGCCATTGCATTATAAAAGTTGTCTGTTTCACAGGGTTGTGAAAGATTTTATGATCCAAGGAGGGGACTTCAGTGAAG gaAATGGCAGGGGAGGAGAATCAATTTATGGTGGCTTTTTTGAAG ATGAAAGCTTTGCTGTAAAGCACAACAAAGAATTTCTCCTTTCAATGGCCAACCGAGGGAAAGATACAAATGGTTCACAGTTCTTTAT AACAACTAAACCTACACCTCACTTAGATGG ACATCATGTTGTTTTTGGACAAGTCATCTCAGGTCAGGAAGTTGTGAGAGAaatagaaaaccagaaaacagaTGCATCTAGTAAACCATATGCTGAAGTACGCATACTGAGTTGTGGAGAGTTAATTCCAAAATCCAAAG ccaagaaagaagaaaagaaaagacacaaGTCGTCTTCCTCATCCAGTGACTCGGAAAGTTCAAGTGATTCAGAATCATCTTCTGATTCATCATCAGATACTGAGAGTGCTTCAGAAGAGAAATCGAAAAAAcgaaaaaagaaacacaagaaaaattccaagaaacataagaaagaaaagaaaaagagaaagaaaagcaagaaaag ctCATCCAGTGCAAGTGAAGATGAAAACCCTGAAGCACAGCCGTTATCTACTGTCCGTCCTGAAGAAATTCCTCCTGTACCTGAAAACCGGTTCCTGATGAGGAAAAGTCCTCCTAAAgtagatgagaaagaaaaagagaggaaaagcagagaaaaggagagagaaag taatCTATCGAATTCACAGTCAACATACCAGAGGAGGCTGTTAGTGACCAGatctggaaggaaaataaaaggaagaggaCCAAGG CGTTATCGGACACCTTCCAGATCCAGGTCGAGAGATCGATTCCGACGCAGTGAAACTCCTCCACATTGGAGGCAAGAAATGCAAAGAGCTCAAAGAATGAGAGTGTCTAGTGGAGAAAGATGGATAAAAGGGGACAA gagtgaaataaatgaaaacaagaaagatAATCAAAAAAGcccaggaagaggaaaagagagaaaaatgtcagaCCACAGACAAGTTTCTGAAAGTCCAagcagaagaggggaaaaagagaagaaaaaagaccacAAATCCAGCAGTAAAGACAGGGAGACAAGAAGGAATTCAGAAAAAGATGACAAGCATAACAAAAGCAAGGCCAAGAAAAGAGTTAAATCTAGAAGCCATAGTAAAAGCCGAGAGAAAtcaaaaagtaaagaaagagaCTCCAAGCACAGTAGACATGATGAAAAGAGAGTAAGATCAAGAAGCAAAGAGAGAGATCATGAGAAAggtagagaaaaagaaaagcgCTATGATTCCAGAGGGAGAGATAAAGAAAGAAGTAGGAGCAAAGAGAGGAGTAAGAGGGCAGGCTCAAGAAGTAATGAACAAGACCATAGGAAGAGTAAAGACAGGGAGAAACGTAAGTCACGAAGCAAAGAGCGTGAGCATGCCAGAGGAAAACATAGTTCCAGCAGTAGAACAAGGGATCGAAGCAAAAGCCGAGATAGGGGTAGGAGGGGAAGATCGAGAAGCAGAGACAGAGATCGCAGTAGAAGTAAAGACTATTCAAGGAATAGAGATAGAGAAacaagaagaagaggaagatcaAGAAGCAGAGACAGGAGAGGTACACCAGATAaatacagaggaagagaaaataggAGGAGGAGAGAATCAAGGAGctcagagagggaggaaagtcaaagcagaaacagagagaggTATTCAAATAGAGAAAGTAGAAGCTCATATAAGAGGAATGATACTGAAAGCCAAAGGAAGAGGCGTTCAAAAAGCCGTGAGAGTAGCAGTCCTGAATCCAGTAAAGATAAGAAGTCTAGTAGAGATCAGGATAGAAGTCCAGACTCAAAAAAGAGACCAAGCAGCAAAGAGAGAGAATCAAAAAAATCATATTCACGCAGcagtaaagaaaaggaaaagaccagatcctcagcagaaaaagaagtaaaccAAAAATCAAAGAGTCAGGAAAGAGATCATGCCCCTAGTAAGGATAAAAAGTCTGATCATGAAACAAGTCCTGGAACAGATGACGACAGGCACGGATGA
- the PPIG gene encoding peptidyl-prolyl cis-trans isomerase G isoform X2, whose product MGVKVQRPRCFFDIAINNVPAGRVVFELFSDVCPKTCENFRCLCTGEKGTGKSTQKPLHYKSCLFHRVVKDFMIQGGDFSEGNGRGGESIYGGFFEDESFAVKHNKEFLLSMANRGKDTNGSQFFIHHVVFGQVISGQEVVREIENQKTDASSKPYAEVRILSCGELIPKSKAKKEEKKRHKSSSSSSDSESSSDSESSSDSSSDTESASEEKSKKRKKKHKKNSKKHKKEKKKRKKSKKSSSSASEDENPEAQPLSTVRPEEIPPVPENRFLMRKSPPKVDEKEKERKSREKERESNLSNSQSTYQRRLLVTRSGRKIKGRGPRRYRTPSRSRSRDRFRRSETPPHWRQEMQRAQRMRVSSGERWIKGDKSEINENKKDNQKSPGRGKERKMSDHRQVSESPSRRGEKEKKKDHKSSSKDRETRRNSEKDDKHNKSKAKKRVKSRSHSKSREKSKSKERDSKHSRHDEKRVRSRSKERDHEKGREKEKRYDSRGRDKERSRSKERSKRAGSRSNEQDHRKSKDREKRKSRSKEREHARGKHSSSSRTRDRSKSRDRGRRGRSRSRDRDRSRSKDYSRNRDRETRRRGRSRSRDRRGTPDKYRGRENRRRRESRSSEREESQSRNRERYSNRESRSSYKRNDTESQRKRRSKSRESSSPESSKDKKSSRDQDRSPDSKKRPSSKERESKKSYSRSSKEKEKTRSSAEKEVNQKSKSQERDHAPSKDKKSDHETSPGTDDDRHG is encoded by the exons ATGGGAGTAAAGGTGCAGAGACCTCGTTGCTTTTTTGACATAGCCATCAACAATGTACCtg CTGGAAGAGTGGTCTTTGAACTGTTTTCAGATGTATGTCCAAAGACATGTGAGAATTTTCGCTGCCTTTGCACAG GTGAAAAGGGTACAGGAAAATCCACCCAAAAGCCATTGCATTATAAAAGTTGTCTGTTTCACAGGGTTGTGAAAGATTTTATGATCCAAGGAGGGGACTTCAGTGAAG gaAATGGCAGGGGAGGAGAATCAATTTATGGTGGCTTTTTTGAAG ATGAAAGCTTTGCTGTAAAGCACAACAAAGAATTTCTCCTTTCAATGGCCAACCGAGGGAAAGATACAAATGGTTCACAGTTCTTTAT ACATCATGTTGTTTTTGGACAAGTCATCTCAGGTCAGGAAGTTGTGAGAGAaatagaaaaccagaaaacagaTGCATCTAGTAAACCATATGCTGAAGTACGCATACTGAGTTGTGGAGAGTTAATTCCAAAATCCAAAG ccaagaaagaagaaaagaaaagacacaaGTCGTCTTCCTCATCCAGTGACTCGGAAAGTTCAAGTGATTCAGAATCATCTTCTGATTCATCATCAGATACTGAGAGTGCTTCAGAAGAGAAATCGAAAAAAcgaaaaaagaaacacaagaaaaattccaagaaacataagaaagaaaagaaaaagagaaagaaaagcaagaaaag ctCATCCAGTGCAAGTGAAGATGAAAACCCTGAAGCACAGCCGTTATCTACTGTCCGTCCTGAAGAAATTCCTCCTGTACCTGAAAACCGGTTCCTGATGAGGAAAAGTCCTCCTAAAgtagatgagaaagaaaaagagaggaaaagcagagaaaaggagagagaaag taatCTATCGAATTCACAGTCAACATACCAGAGGAGGCTGTTAGTGACCAGatctggaaggaaaataaaaggaagaggaCCAAGG CGTTATCGGACACCTTCCAGATCCAGGTCGAGAGATCGATTCCGACGCAGTGAAACTCCTCCACATTGGAGGCAAGAAATGCAAAGAGCTCAAAGAATGAGAGTGTCTAGTGGAGAAAGATGGATAAAAGGGGACAA gagtgaaataaatgaaaacaagaaagatAATCAAAAAAGcccaggaagaggaaaagagagaaaaatgtcagaCCACAGACAAGTTTCTGAAAGTCCAagcagaagaggggaaaaagagaagaaaaaagaccacAAATCCAGCAGTAAAGACAGGGAGACAAGAAGGAATTCAGAAAAAGATGACAAGCATAACAAAAGCAAGGCCAAGAAAAGAGTTAAATCTAGAAGCCATAGTAAAAGCCGAGAGAAAtcaaaaagtaaagaaagagaCTCCAAGCACAGTAGACATGATGAAAAGAGAGTAAGATCAAGAAGCAAAGAGAGAGATCATGAGAAAggtagagaaaaagaaaagcgCTATGATTCCAGAGGGAGAGATAAAGAAAGAAGTAGGAGCAAAGAGAGGAGTAAGAGGGCAGGCTCAAGAAGTAATGAACAAGACCATAGGAAGAGTAAAGACAGGGAGAAACGTAAGTCACGAAGCAAAGAGCGTGAGCATGCCAGAGGAAAACATAGTTCCAGCAGTAGAACAAGGGATCGAAGCAAAAGCCGAGATAGGGGTAGGAGGGGAAGATCGAGAAGCAGAGACAGAGATCGCAGTAGAAGTAAAGACTATTCAAGGAATAGAGATAGAGAAacaagaagaagaggaagatcaAGAAGCAGAGACAGGAGAGGTACACCAGATAaatacagaggaagagaaaataggAGGAGGAGAGAATCAAGGAGctcagagagggaggaaagtcaaagcagaaacagagagaggTATTCAAATAGAGAAAGTAGAAGCTCATATAAGAGGAATGATACTGAAAGCCAAAGGAAGAGGCGTTCAAAAAGCCGTGAGAGTAGCAGTCCTGAATCCAGTAAAGATAAGAAGTCTAGTAGAGATCAGGATAGAAGTCCAGACTCAAAAAAGAGACCAAGCAGCAAAGAGAGAGAATCAAAAAAATCATATTCACGCAGcagtaaagaaaaggaaaagaccagatcctcagcagaaaaagaagtaaaccAAAAATCAAAGAGTCAGGAAAGAGATCATGCCCCTAGTAAGGATAAAAAGTCTGATCATGAAACAAGTCCTGGAACAGATGACGACAGGCACGGATGA